The Schistosoma mansoni, WGS project CABG00000000 data, supercontig 1023, strain Puerto Rico, whole genome shotgun sequence genome contains the following window.
aaaataatcaaaatgtagACGAAATAACCACCAAAAATAAAAAACTGAACCAACTTGATATAATAAACCACAAGTAATTTTAGCCGGTACGATTGTCCCATTTTTCATGTGTTCTTGTATTTCACTAGCGAATTCAGAATCTGATGAATCACGAGCTTGTCGAAGTAATTCACCAGCAGATAAGTGTACAAATCCATATTCCTGATAATAGATagaaaaatgattttaaaaaattgtatGGAAGTAAAATATTACCAAATCATACTATTCGTAAATGAAAAATCCAAATAGTAGGTCACCCATCACTACCAAATCTCTGTTTAGATGATAAAAAATTAACTGGTGATCTGAGAGATATACATATAGAGATGTAAACTTCTTAGTTAGGATCTCCACGATAAACTTGGTCAAAGACTGGTAGTCGTAAATGAT
Protein-coding sequences here:
- a CDS encoding cytidylate kinase, which codes for EYGFVHLSAGELLRQARDSSDSEFASEIQEHMKNGTIVPAKITCGLLYQVGSVFYFWWLFRLHFDYFRLKI